In Maridesulfovibrio frigidus DSM 17176, a genomic segment contains:
- a CDS encoding glycosyltransferase family 2 protein, producing MANVSILKAKDSIQHRRALFLTFFMIFFAPMTDTPLISVIIPVFNNWSLTQKCLTSLHTHAKNISYEVIIVDNNSTDETATDADNFGQSLFGDRFVLLRQNENLGFAKATNIGAQTAKGRYLYLLNNDTIIVSDPFSAVVEKLQNHHELGAVGPLLLYPDSKRVQHLGIAIAHGIKSIHLYHLFPASHPVVTRARNFQAITMAAFCVEKDLYNRMDGLFEGYVNGMEDIDFCARLGQQGLSFSIAPESVVEHIAGQSLGRFAQDAKNSRLLASRCSRLLDPDMNLLAEADGYQIQLTPWLDPYIELTPEQEQDLTARWQATPDFENLTEILNAEPCWEYGWDKLIRHYSDNSNLQGELSSLVQKSAFFPTPQTFARLKEIAVQSGDESRLRMLADQDSKLEKVLARPAMLCAQAKSAMTRAKASGNDSLCRIISSWITENFPNNDNKI from the coding sequence ACTCCCCTTATCTCTGTGATCATACCTGTTTTTAACAACTGGTCACTAACTCAAAAATGCCTAACCTCATTGCATACTCATGCAAAAAATATTTCTTACGAAGTAATTATTGTAGATAACAACTCTACTGACGAAACAGCTACTGATGCTGATAATTTCGGACAGTCACTTTTCGGAGATAGATTTGTACTCCTCAGGCAAAATGAAAATCTGGGTTTTGCCAAAGCCACAAATATCGGAGCACAAACCGCAAAAGGGCGTTATCTATATCTACTGAATAATGACACCATTATCGTTTCTGATCCTTTTTCCGCAGTGGTTGAGAAGTTACAGAACCACCATGAACTTGGCGCTGTAGGGCCGCTTTTACTTTACCCTGACAGCAAACGCGTTCAGCACCTGGGAATAGCCATAGCTCATGGGATTAAGAGCATTCACCTTTACCATCTTTTCCCTGCGTCGCACCCTGTTGTCACTCGTGCTAGAAATTTTCAAGCGATCACCATGGCCGCATTCTGTGTAGAAAAAGACTTGTACAACCGTATGGACGGACTATTTGAAGGCTACGTCAACGGTATGGAAGATATCGATTTTTGCGCAAGACTAGGACAGCAAGGGCTATCATTTAGTATCGCTCCTGAATCTGTAGTGGAACATATTGCAGGGCAATCCCTTGGTAGATTTGCGCAGGACGCAAAAAACAGCCGCCTTCTGGCCTCTCGTTGTTCAAGATTACTTGATCCAGACATGAACCTTCTTGCGGAAGCTGATGGCTATCAGATACAGCTCACTCCGTGGTTAGATCCATATATAGAGCTAACCCCTGAGCAAGAACAAGATCTGACTGCACGCTGGCAGGCAACACCAGATTTCGAAAATTTGACTGAAATACTGAACGCTGAACCATGCTGGGAATATGGTTGGGATAAGCTAATTAGACATTACAGTGACAACTCAAACTTACAGGGAGAGTTAAGTTCACTGGTTCAAAAATCTGCGTTCTTCCCGACCCCGCAGACTTTTGCGAGATTAAAAGAGATTGCAGTCCAAAGCGGTGATGAATCACGCTTAAGAATGCTGGCTGATCAAGACTCTAAACTTGAAAAGGTTCTTGCGCGGCCCGCAATGCTTTGCGCTCAGGCAAAATCTGCCATGACCCGCGCTAAAGCTTCAGGCAATGATTCTCTGTGCAGAATCATATCTTCATGGATCACAGAAAATTTCCCTAACAACGACAATAAAATATGA
- a CDS encoding glycosyltransferase, whose product MTKHILATLPVNLRYRLLTASCGKHHLLETARLAMAEAGRNPDSAETLLVLAKELFTSAWLEDPLDGTIAIDLAEFEKRLPTLSAAGSKCVTRTAAICAQCHDKVILSKLSRREQGGEYEPLSTWLKGELRLSPANGFLAWTLYHHALDNADFATGIEVAANLTKISPMGPAIAKLSADAHFLAGNYKEAITHYKNVELAFPDMCAERIGETHYRMNNTKDAISNLKRAATATPWKVNAVLRLYDISEGVDQKLEDLTGKTAILLYSFNNAEKLNSTLQSLHSSLESSDSETLIRVLSNGCTDKTNEVIAKWAETFGDQYEGVILPVNVGAPAARNWLASLPEVRECDFVTYLDDDVRLPADWLRRLGAAVALYPNAGVWGCKVSDYERTTNLQQVDLNLLPPTEGETLFSMSEAHLSAHDFGQFSYLRPSSSVTGCCHLFRTQSLLKSGEFDIRFSPTQYDDLDHDLRLGLSGEPIVYQGHLSVEHMKISGRLAAQNKASLASATGNMLKLKGKYSSNEMDTLRQQALENLEEDLARKLEKLGN is encoded by the coding sequence ATGACTAAACATATTCTAGCCACCCTTCCTGTCAATCTTCGCTATCGGTTACTTACCGCATCCTGCGGAAAGCATCACCTGCTCGAAACAGCACGGCTTGCAATGGCAGAAGCTGGAAGGAATCCTGATTCAGCGGAAACTCTTTTAGTTTTAGCCAAAGAACTTTTCACATCGGCATGGCTGGAAGATCCGCTGGACGGCACTATCGCCATAGATCTAGCAGAATTCGAGAAACGGTTACCGACCCTTTCCGCTGCTGGCTCTAAATGCGTAACCAGAACCGCAGCTATCTGCGCGCAGTGTCACGATAAGGTCATCTTATCAAAACTGAGCAGACGCGAGCAAGGCGGAGAGTACGAGCCGCTATCAACATGGCTAAAAGGCGAGTTAAGGCTTTCTCCCGCTAATGGATTTCTTGCATGGACACTTTACCATCACGCTCTTGATAATGCTGACTTTGCCACGGGCATAGAAGTTGCCGCCAACCTCACAAAAATTTCTCCCATGGGACCAGCAATCGCAAAGCTTTCTGCCGATGCGCATTTTCTGGCTGGAAATTACAAAGAAGCCATCACACATTACAAAAATGTTGAACTAGCGTTTCCAGATATGTGTGCAGAGCGAATCGGCGAAACGCACTATCGCATGAACAACACTAAAGACGCCATTAGCAACTTAAAACGTGCGGCAACAGCCACCCCGTGGAAGGTTAACGCGGTACTACGGCTGTATGATATTAGCGAAGGTGTTGATCAGAAATTAGAGGATCTTACTGGTAAAACTGCGATTCTACTTTACTCATTCAACAATGCAGAAAAGCTGAACAGCACTCTGCAAAGTTTACACTCATCCCTTGAATCAAGCGACTCGGAGACCCTGATTAGAGTTTTATCAAACGGCTGTACCGATAAAACGAATGAAGTTATCGCGAAATGGGCTGAAACTTTTGGAGATCAATACGAAGGAGTCATCCTGCCTGTAAACGTAGGAGCACCCGCGGCCCGTAACTGGCTCGCGAGTTTACCGGAAGTCCGTGAATGTGATTTTGTGACTTACTTAGACGACGATGTTCGGCTACCAGCAGACTGGTTAAGGCGCCTTGGCGCGGCAGTGGCTCTTTACCCGAATGCGGGAGTTTGGGGATGTAAGGTCTCCGATTACGAACGGACCACAAATTTACAGCAAGTTGACCTTAACCTGCTTCCACCAACTGAAGGTGAAACGCTGTTCTCCATGTCCGAAGCACATTTGTCAGCTCATGATTTCGGACAATTTTCATACCTGCGCCCTTCGAGCTCAGTTACTGGATGCTGTCACCTTTTCCGCACACAATCATTGCTGAAGTCTGGTGAGTTCGACATCCGTTTTTCACCCACCCAATATGACGACCTCGATCACGATCTGCGTCTGGGCCTTTCAGGGGAACCGATTGTTTATCAAGGACACCTTTCAGTGGAACACATGAAAATATCGGGACGGCTGGCAGCGCAGAACAAAGCAAGCCTCGCAAGTGCAACAGGTAATATGCTCAAGCTGAAAGGTAAATATTCAAGCAACGAAATGGATACGCTCCGCCAACAAGCCTTAGAAAATCTCGAAGAGGATCTGGCCCGGAAACTTGAGAAGCTCGGAAATTAA
- a CDS encoding trimeric intracellular cation channel family protein, which yields MSVVNGELIQNFIHGFMYFGDIVFSVSGALAAGKRKMDIVGYVLIGVVTGLGGGTLRDLLLGRPVWWTRNSLELLICISAALCTYFWVFRASKRYNATAWFDALGLSAFTVTGSGIAMQWGVPWEVAIFMGVMTATGGGVIRDVLTDTRPMILCGQLYAVAALAGAFINVGMVKLSVLPEVAMAAGFLGTLLLRGAAILYDIQLGPPGEFLCISGRSGMIKKARKD from the coding sequence ATGTCAGTCGTAAATGGTGAATTGATTCAGAACTTTATTCATGGCTTTATGTACTTTGGTGATATTGTTTTTTCTGTCAGTGGAGCGCTTGCTGCCGGCAAAAGGAAAATGGATATTGTCGGGTATGTGCTGATTGGCGTTGTTACTGGGCTTGGTGGCGGGACATTGCGTGATCTGCTGCTTGGACGTCCCGTTTGGTGGACACGTAATTCGCTTGAATTATTGATTTGTATCTCTGCAGCGCTATGTACATACTTCTGGGTATTTCGTGCTTCAAAACGATATAATGCAACCGCATGGTTTGATGCTCTTGGCTTAAGTGCGTTCACTGTGACGGGTAGTGGTATAGCTATGCAGTGGGGAGTTCCTTGGGAAGTCGCAATTTTTATGGGCGTAATGACTGCAACTGGTGGAGGTGTTATCCGCGACGTTTTAACTGACACACGTCCAATGATTTTGTGTGGTCAGCTATACGCAGTGGCCGCATTAGCTGGCGCATTTATAAATGTAGGGATGGTTAAGCTCTCTGTTTTGCCGGAAGTCGCAATGGCGGCGGGTTTTTTGGGAACGTTGCTGCTTCGCGGAGCTGCAATACTTTATGATATTCAACTCGGTCCACCAGGTGAATTTTTATGCATAAGTGGCCGAAGTGGAATGATTAAAAAAGCTAGAAAAGATTAA
- the purU gene encoding formyltetrahydrofolate deformylase, translating to MTSSKASTAYLTVSCKDRPGIVAAVSGFLFGKNANIIHSDQHSSDPVGGRFFLRMKFHSKDLEGCFDEFKQEFSDTVADKFEMDWTLNPAWIKKKTAILVSKFDHALMDLLWRAKRGELFTEITMVISNHPDLREAVESFGVKFHHIPVNKDKKEESENRILELLDGKVDLIILARYMQILTSKLIESYPNKIINIHHSFLPAFVGADPYRRAGERGVKLIGATAHYVTEELDQGPIIEQDVIRVSHRHDIEELKILGRDIERQVLSRAVKWHLSEKVLVDGNKTVVFI from the coding sequence ATGACTTCATCCAAGGCTTCCACTGCTTACCTTACCGTTTCCTGTAAGGATAGACCCGGAATAGTTGCTGCGGTTTCCGGATTTCTTTTCGGAAAAAATGCAAACATCATTCACTCAGATCAACACTCAAGCGACCCTGTAGGTGGACGTTTCTTCCTTAGAATGAAATTCCACAGCAAAGACCTTGAAGGATGCTTTGATGAATTTAAACAAGAATTTTCTGATACTGTTGCGGACAAATTTGAAATGGACTGGACTCTTAATCCAGCTTGGATAAAGAAAAAAACAGCTATACTAGTTTCAAAATTCGACCACGCGCTGATGGATCTTCTTTGGCGTGCAAAACGTGGTGAACTGTTCACTGAAATCACAATGGTTATCAGTAACCATCCAGACCTCCGCGAAGCGGTGGAATCATTCGGTGTAAAATTTCACCATATTCCTGTTAATAAAGACAAAAAAGAAGAATCCGAAAACAGGATTCTGGAACTTCTGGATGGCAAAGTGGATTTAATAATCCTTGCCCGCTACATGCAGATTCTTACATCCAAGCTTATTGAATCGTACCCAAATAAAATTATCAATATTCATCATTCGTTCCTACCCGCTTTTGTGGGGGCTGACCCTTACCGCCGGGCTGGGGAGCGTGGAGTTAAGCTAATCGGAGCCACCGCTCACTACGTGACAGAAGAGCTGGACCAAGGCCCGATCATCGAGCAGGACGTTATCCGCGTTTCGCATAGACATGATATCGAAGAGCTTAAAATCCTAGGCCGCGACATTGAACGTCAAGTCTTAAGCCGCGCAGTTAAGTGGCATCTGTCTGAGAAAGTACTTGTAGACGGCAACAAAACTGTCGTGTTTATCTAA
- a CDS encoding anaerobic ribonucleoside-triphosphate reductase activating protein, which translates to MSNKSAGWNHIRGLEPLSLCDWPGKASCVLFLGGCNLYCPTCHNFDLAWHMEKLPVISRNDIKIFLRNRAKWLDGITITGGEPTTVPNLGEILLEINNVSKLPIKLDSNGMLPEILEEILEQGLVEKFAIDVKGPYDKYPALTGQGVTADFAQKSLERVFEIAKANPDAFYFRLTKVPLLSDEDVETARGYLPDSFDLTIQAYIPPRR; encoded by the coding sequence ATGAGCAATAAATCTGCTGGATGGAATCATATTCGTGGCCTAGAGCCGCTTAGTCTTTGCGACTGGCCAGGAAAAGCCAGCTGTGTGCTTTTTCTTGGCGGATGCAACCTGTATTGCCCGACATGTCATAATTTCGACCTTGCTTGGCATATGGAAAAATTGCCCGTTATATCCAGAAATGATATTAAAATTTTCCTGCGAAACCGCGCAAAATGGCTTGACGGGATCACCATTACTGGAGGTGAGCCTACGACTGTTCCTAACCTCGGAGAGATCCTTCTAGAAATTAATAATGTTTCAAAATTGCCCATAAAATTGGACAGCAACGGAATGTTACCAGAAATTCTAGAGGAGATCCTTGAGCAGGGTTTGGTGGAGAAATTCGCCATAGACGTCAAAGGACCATATGATAAATACCCAGCTCTAACCGGGCAGGGTGTAACGGCTGATTTTGCACAAAAATCCCTCGAAAGAGTGTTTGAAATTGCAAAAGCCAATCCTGATGCATTTTACTTCCGCCTTACCAAAGTACCTTTACTTAGTGATGAGGATGTTGAAACTGCTCGCGGGTACCTTCCTGATAGCTTCGACTTAACTATTCAAGCATATATTCCACCAAGGAGATAA
- the nrdD gene encoding anaerobic ribonucleoside-triphosphate reductase, translated as MHGEHYESQECGQDSEVYTRIVGYYRPIKRWNEGKKADYKDCIEYNFFCNS; from the coding sequence ATTCATGGAGAACATTATGAGAGCCAGGAGTGTGGACAAGATTCCGAAGTTTATACTCGGATAGTCGGTTATTACAGACCTATTAAGAGGTGGAATGAAGGGAAAAAGGCCGATTATAAAGACTGTATTGAGTACAACTTTTTTTGCAATTCTTAA
- a CDS encoding response regulator translates to MRILVVDDEQMVRENLVDYLEDEGLDVISVGSAEEAITLMMTEKAEVAIVDMRLPVMHGNDLIIKLKELRPEMDFIIHTGSVDYAVPPDVRNLGISSDNVLLKPVADMNIFIQKIKSLFGSKYSI, encoded by the coding sequence ATGCGCATTTTAGTTGTAGACGACGAGCAAATGGTCAGGGAAAATTTAGTCGATTATCTTGAAGATGAAGGGCTTGACGTAATTTCCGTTGGAAGCGCAGAAGAAGCTATTACGCTTATGATGACAGAAAAAGCAGAAGTTGCAATTGTTGATATGCGGCTCCCTGTTATGCATGGGAACGACCTCATCATCAAATTGAAAGAACTTCGTCCTGAGATGGATTTTATCATCCACACAGGATCGGTAGATTATGCAGTCCCTCCTGATGTAAGAAATCTTGGGATATCATCGGATAATGTACTACTTAAACCTGTTGCGGACATGAACATATTCATTCAGAAAATAAAATCACTTTTCGGAAGCAAATATAGCATCTAA
- a CDS encoding CheR family methyltransferase: protein MNISNTEFNLLRKHIYGLCGLIIGEGKEYLIVHRLKHLLIEKGCKSWTEFYNALRSGNESLREEVISAISTHETSFFRDNHPFNAIRKTVIPLLVKNKKPNRKIRIWCAASSTGQEPYTLSMIIHDLVNSCECKNTSLEDFDIIATDISKHVIEQARKGEFSELEISRGLPAQYGKYFKEKGSLWKVSESVKSLVTFQKLNLLDSFGALGKFDFVLCRNVLIYFDEKTKFKIVHRIHELLPDKGHLLLGATETLAGQTDRFVSVREGLVILYRKKNNFRAKDKIRKPIKIKNESGRSKRSGVVSGRVALLGGSIS from the coding sequence ATGAATATTAGCAACACCGAATTTAATTTGCTCAGAAAGCACATCTATGGACTATGTGGGCTTATCATTGGAGAAGGCAAAGAGTACCTTATCGTTCATAGATTAAAGCATCTTTTGATAGAGAAAGGGTGTAAATCGTGGACGGAATTTTACAATGCGCTTCGTAGCGGGAACGAATCTTTGCGCGAAGAAGTTATTTCTGCGATAAGTACTCACGAGACCAGTTTTTTTAGAGACAACCACCCGTTTAATGCAATTCGCAAAACAGTTATTCCCCTCCTTGTTAAAAATAAAAAGCCTAACAGAAAGATTAGGATTTGGTGTGCAGCCTCATCGACTGGACAAGAGCCATATACACTTTCCATGATCATTCATGATCTTGTGAATTCTTGCGAATGTAAAAACACTAGTCTTGAGGATTTCGATATAATTGCAACTGATATTTCGAAGCATGTCATTGAACAAGCTCGCAAGGGAGAATTTTCAGAACTCGAAATATCACGGGGTTTACCAGCTCAATATGGAAAGTATTTTAAGGAGAAGGGCTCTTTGTGGAAAGTGAGTGAATCTGTAAAGTCGTTGGTTACATTTCAAAAGCTGAATTTACTTGATTCTTTTGGAGCGCTTGGTAAATTTGATTTTGTTCTATGCAGAAATGTTTTGATTTATTTTGATGAGAAAACCAAATTTAAAATAGTTCATAGAATTCACGAGTTGTTGCCTGATAAAGGGCATTTACTTCTCGGCGCGACTGAAACGCTTGCGGGACAAACAGATCGTTTTGTTTCTGTGCGCGAAGGGCTTGTAATACTGTACCGGAAGAAAAATAACTTTCGCGCTAAGGATAAAATAAGAAAGCCAATCAAGATTAAAAACGAGAGTGGGCGTTCTAAACGCAGTGGAGTTGTCAGTGGCAGAGTCGCCTTGCTAGGTGGAAGTATTTCTTAG
- a CDS encoding EAL and HDOD domain-containing protein, protein MSTSEVFLESFFVARQPVFTRERAIWGYELLFRNSERSMTADVSNEDAATSQVIADGFGLIQEDLVHGQRLLVNFPRNMILSDAADLLPTEVCVIEILENVDPDPEVIEALTLLKDQGYTLALDDYIGQEGFEKFLEIADIIKVDCLELPVEDLERIVSSLSKYKSILLAEKVEDNEMFVRCLDLGFDLFQGFFFSRPEIIPGKKMSSNNLNKMRLLRSISGSDFNVEDLAKAINSDVSISYRLLRFMNSPSFGLPNVVKSIKQAVALIGYRKLAGWLRVILLSDLSSGPAGSELAFLSIKRAKFLELLALDVEKVSLPSESMFLLGLFSLLDVLLGKPMTALLKELPIEDNLMSALCGKESDASIWLELVVAFEKANWEVVSSIIEEQHLSPLATAQNHLAAMQWANELVVLSKE, encoded by the coding sequence ATGAGCACTTCTGAGGTCTTTTTAGAATCTTTTTTTGTGGCCAGGCAGCCCGTTTTTACAAGAGAACGAGCTATTTGGGGCTACGAATTGCTGTTTCGTAATTCTGAGCGCAGCATGACTGCGGATGTCAGCAACGAAGACGCTGCAACTTCTCAGGTTATTGCTGACGGCTTCGGTTTGATTCAGGAAGATTTGGTGCACGGTCAACGCCTCTTGGTAAATTTCCCGCGTAACATGATTTTAAGTGATGCTGCTGATCTGCTCCCTACTGAAGTGTGTGTAATCGAAATCCTCGAAAATGTTGATCCGGACCCGGAAGTGATTGAGGCTCTTACACTCCTCAAAGATCAAGGGTACACTCTTGCTTTGGATGATTACATTGGGCAGGAGGGATTTGAAAAATTTCTTGAAATAGCAGACATTATTAAAGTTGATTGTCTTGAATTACCTGTTGAGGACTTAGAAAGAATAGTTAGTTCTCTGTCTAAATACAAATCCATTTTATTGGCCGAAAAAGTTGAAGATAATGAGATGTTTGTTCGATGTCTTGATCTTGGATTCGATCTTTTTCAGGGTTTCTTTTTTAGTCGCCCGGAAATAATTCCAGGCAAAAAGATGTCCTCGAACAATTTGAACAAGATGCGGCTGCTCAGGTCCATTAGTGGTTCTGATTTCAATGTCGAAGATTTGGCTAAGGCTATTAATTCTGATGTTTCAATAAGTTATCGCTTGCTGCGATTCATGAATTCCCCCTCTTTTGGTTTACCCAATGTTGTAAAGTCTATAAAGCAGGCTGTTGCCTTAATTGGCTATAGAAAGCTTGCTGGTTGGCTTAGAGTTATCCTTTTATCCGATTTGAGCAGTGGCCCTGCTGGCAGCGAATTGGCTTTTCTCTCTATCAAAAGAGCAAAATTTTTAGAACTTCTTGCTCTTGATGTTGAGAAGGTAAGTTTACCTTCTGAATCTATGTTTTTGCTTGGATTGTTTTCCCTTCTAGACGTTCTTCTAGGTAAACCCATGACGGCCCTTCTTAAAGAATTGCCAATCGAGGATAATTTGATGTCTGCTCTTTGTGGAAAAGAGAGTGATGCCTCGATTTGGCTTGAGCTTGTTGTTGCCTTTGAAAAAGCTAACTGGGAAGTAGTCAGCTCGATAATTGAAGAACAGCATCTCTCGCCTCTTGCTACTGCTCAGAACCATCTGGCTGCGATGCAGTGGGCCAATGAACTCGTGGTGCTAAGTAAAGAATAG
- the argC gene encoding N-acetyl-gamma-glutamyl-phosphate reductase — translation MNAGIPVGLVGVTGYTGMELVRILSGHDGMNLVRVTSRAEAGKKLSDIYPYLLGMDLGELEITAPDVDELAKSCNLVFLAVPHKTAMDIGGKLYDKGIKVVDLSADFRIRDRETYEEWYKVDHTRKDLLPKAVYGLPEFYRDQIKGASLIANPGCYPTSAIVGLTPAISEKLVETKDIVIDSKSGTTGAGKKAAVGTLFCEVSDSFKAYGLGGHRHTPEIEQELSVVADEDITVSFNTHLLPINRGILSTIYTKLKDGVTAQDIRAAYEKAYGAEKWIRVLPEGKLPETRWVRGTMFCDVGLVVDPRTNRLIIVTAIDNVCRGASGQAVANANLMLGMDEGKGLNLAPLMP, via the coding sequence ATGAACGCTGGAATACCCGTCGGGCTTGTTGGAGTCACAGGATACACAGGAATGGAATTAGTCCGGATTTTGAGCGGGCATGACGGTATGAATCTAGTTCGCGTTACTTCCCGTGCGGAAGCTGGGAAAAAACTATCTGATATCTATCCTTATCTGCTTGGAATGGATCTTGGAGAACTTGAAATAACAGCTCCTGATGTGGACGAATTAGCCAAATCTTGCAATCTTGTATTTCTTGCCGTTCCTCATAAAACAGCCATGGATATCGGTGGAAAGCTCTACGATAAAGGCATTAAGGTTGTTGATCTCAGCGCTGATTTTAGGATTAGAGATCGTGAAACATATGAAGAATGGTACAAGGTTGATCATACCCGTAAAGACCTTCTTCCTAAAGCCGTTTACGGGCTTCCAGAATTTTATCGTGACCAGATTAAAGGAGCTTCTTTAATTGCGAATCCGGGTTGTTACCCAACTTCTGCAATTGTCGGATTGACTCCTGCTATTTCCGAAAAGTTAGTTGAGACTAAAGATATTGTTATTGATTCAAAGTCTGGTACTACAGGAGCAGGCAAAAAAGCTGCTGTCGGAACTCTTTTCTGCGAAGTGTCTGATTCCTTTAAGGCCTACGGACTTGGTGGACACAGGCATACCCCTGAGATTGAACAAGAACTTTCTGTAGTTGCTGATGAAGATATAACTGTTTCATTTAATACTCATCTGTTGCCTATAAATCGTGGAATACTCTCTACCATCTACACCAAACTTAAGGATGGAGTAACTGCTCAGGATATCCGCGCTGCTTATGAAAAAGCATATGGTGCTGAGAAGTGGATCAGAGTTTTACCAGAAGGTAAACTTCCTGAAACCCGCTGGGTGCGTGGGACGATGTTTTGCGATGTAGGTTTGGTTGTTGATCCTAGAACAAATCGCCTGATTATTGTTACTGCAATAGATAATGTTTGTAGGGGCGCTTCTGGACAGGCTGTCGCGAACGCGAATCTTATGCTGGGTATGGATGAAGGTAAGGGGCTTAATTTAGCACCTTTAATGCCGTAA
- a CDS encoding DUF1844 domain-containing protein, with the protein MSDENKCGCGGDMKDMPIPEVNFSTFVMSLSSSAMFHLGEVADPSSGKMEFAPALAKHSIDILALLQDKIKNGMTSEEEKLLCDLLYSLRMKYVDKTK; encoded by the coding sequence ATGTCTGATGAAAATAAATGTGGTTGCGGGGGCGATATGAAAGATATGCCCATTCCTGAAGTTAATTTTTCTACTTTTGTAATGTCTCTCAGCTCTTCTGCCATGTTTCATCTTGGCGAAGTTGCTGATCCTTCCTCTGGAAAAATGGAATTTGCTCCTGCGCTTGCGAAGCATTCCATTGATATTCTTGCTCTCTTGCAGGATAAAATTAAAAATGGAATGACAAGTGAAGAAGAAAAACTTCTTTGTGATTTACTATACAGCCTTCGAATGAAGTATGTAGATAAGACTAAATAG